In the Kitasatospora terrestris genome, one interval contains:
- a CDS encoding WYL domain-containing protein, whose product MSNAIDQTRRMLSLVTYLRERPGAEVAEVARAFGITERELIGDLNVLPMCGTSFRGGDLLDIDTDGERIWWHNVDDVAQPLRLAADEATALLVAARAVAGLPGLRERDRQALTRAVAKIEDAAGESAESSARVGVTFEAEGQVFADIDRALSEGRLLWLRYWSHGRGGMTERLVDPIRLVTEGHTYLEGWCRTSEDRRTFRLDRVAEIKVLDEPANPPRLQPRDLSAGLVNPSADDPEVVVEVGPGGRWVAEYYTHDKAEELPDGGLRITLRSADPSGLRPLALRLGRDGRIVSPALLAEQARAAARAALEHYRDGAATA is encoded by the coding sequence ATGAGCAATGCGATCGACCAGACCCGGCGGATGCTCTCGCTGGTCACCTACCTGCGCGAGCGGCCCGGCGCCGAGGTGGCCGAGGTGGCCCGCGCCTTCGGCATCACCGAGCGCGAGCTGATCGGCGACCTCAACGTGCTGCCGATGTGCGGCACCAGCTTCCGCGGCGGCGACCTGCTCGACATCGACACCGACGGCGAGCGGATCTGGTGGCACAACGTCGACGACGTGGCCCAGCCGCTGCGCCTCGCCGCCGACGAGGCCACCGCCCTGTTGGTGGCGGCCCGCGCCGTGGCCGGCCTGCCCGGCCTGCGCGAGCGCGACCGGCAGGCGCTCACCCGCGCCGTCGCCAAGATCGAGGACGCCGCGGGGGAGAGCGCCGAGTCCTCCGCCCGGGTCGGCGTCACCTTCGAGGCCGAGGGCCAGGTCTTCGCCGACATCGACCGCGCGCTCAGCGAGGGCCGGCTGCTCTGGCTGCGCTACTGGTCGCACGGGCGCGGCGGCATGACCGAGCGCCTGGTCGACCCGATCCGGCTGGTCACCGAGGGCCACACCTACCTCGAGGGCTGGTGCCGCACCTCCGAGGACCGGCGGACCTTCCGGCTCGACCGGGTCGCCGAGATCAAGGTGCTCGACGAGCCCGCCAACCCGCCGCGGCTGCAGCCCCGCGACCTGTCCGCCGGCCTGGTCAACCCGTCCGCCGACGACCCCGAGGTGGTCGTCGAGGTCGGTCCGGGCGGCCGCTGGGTCGCCGAGTACTACACCCACGACAAGGCCGAGGAGCTGCCCGACGGCGGCCTCCGGATCACCCTGCGCAGCGCCGACCCGTCGGGGCTGCGGCCGCTCGCCCTGCGGCTCGGCCGCGACGGCCGGATCGTCTCCCCGGCGCTGCTCGCCGAGCAGGCCCGCGCCGCCGCGCGCGCCGCGCTGGAGCACTACCGGGACGGGGCCGCGACCGCGTGA
- a CDS encoding DUF6325 family protein, which produces MSSAANEPGGTDEPGPIDYLIVEFPGSRLTGEGMPILVDLVERGIIRILDLSFVRKEEDGSLIGMELADIDGDGKLDLTVFEGASSGLLDEDDLSNAGGLLSPGDSAAILVYENLWAAPFAAAMRRSGARLIAGGRIPVQDVVDALDALESEA; this is translated from the coding sequence GTGAGCAGTGCAGCCAACGAGCCCGGCGGAACGGACGAGCCGGGCCCCATCGACTACCTGATCGTGGAATTCCCCGGGAGCCGGCTGACCGGTGAGGGCATGCCGATCCTGGTCGACCTGGTCGAGCGCGGCATCATCCGCATCCTCGACCTGTCCTTCGTCCGCAAGGAGGAGGACGGCTCGCTGATCGGCATGGAGCTGGCCGACATCGACGGTGACGGCAAGCTCGACCTGACCGTCTTCGAGGGCGCCTCCTCCGGCCTGCTGGACGAGGACGACCTCTCCAACGCGGGCGGCCTGCTCTCCCCGGGCGACTCGGCCGCCATCCTCGTCTACGAGAACCTCTGGGCCGCCCCGTTCGCGGCCGCGATGCGCCGCAGCGGCGCCCGCCTGATCGCCGGCGGCCGGATCCCCGTCCAGGACGTCGTCGACGCGCTGGACGCCCTGGAGTCCGAGGCCTGA
- a CDS encoding SHOCT domain-containing protein, with translation MGLLRGVARTAVVAGTATAVSNRVSRRQAGRWADQEAAQQQQYAQQQQQYAPPPPPPPAAPPTQAATMDQKLDQLKDLAALRDQGVLTEQEFEAQKSRILGG, from the coding sequence ATGGGACTGCTTCGAGGAGTCGCCCGCACCGCCGTCGTCGCGGGCACGGCGACAGCCGTCTCCAACCGCGTCTCGCGCCGCCAGGCCGGCCGCTGGGCCGACCAGGAGGCCGCCCAGCAGCAGCAGTACGCGCAGCAGCAACAGCAGTACGCGCCGCCCCCGCCGCCGCCCCCCGCGGCGCCGCCGACCCAGGCCGCCACGATGGACCAGAAGCTCGACCAGCTGAAGGACCTGGCTGCCCTCCGGGACCAGGGCGTGCTCACCGAGCAGGAGTTCGAGGCGCAGAAGTCCCGCATCCTGGGCGGCTGA
- a CDS encoding MFS transporter, with translation MDRWKALAVLGLAQFLMVLDASVMNVSISQLVEDFDTEVTAIQAVITLYTLVMAAFMLTGGRLGDMFGRRRVFLGGLVVYAVGSGLTAVAPTVGVLALGWSVIEGLGAALVLPALAALVAGAYQGRDRAVAYGVIGGLAGAGIAVGPLLGGWVTTYLTWRLVFAGEVVLVVLILVLNRWIPAEERPAERGRLDVPGVLLSAAGLALVVLAVLQSGTWGWVQPRNPPFTVLGFAPTLFVIAVGGALLYAFVHNERRQERLGRTPLVHVRLFRVGVLRSGLMTLFNQNTILLGLFFVIPLYLQVVQGLDAFETGLKLLPVSIAMLVASMSGSLLLRVASPRRIVRVGLLVLLAATLWLITTIGPELNGASFAGSMALLGLGLGMLASQLGNVVQSGVEEQDRSEAGGLQYTAQNLGSSVGTALIGALLIGALAGSVTELVGGDPRISAAVSAQATTRVEAGISFVPSDQVAAALAAQPGLPPAEAAALLENYESAQIAGLKSAVLACSAITAASLLFTRRLPAERAGNRKDLGSR, from the coding sequence GTGGACCGATGGAAGGCGCTGGCCGTACTGGGCCTGGCCCAGTTCCTGATGGTGCTGGACGCCTCGGTGATGAACGTGTCGATCAGCCAGCTGGTCGAGGACTTCGACACGGAGGTCACCGCCATCCAGGCCGTCATCACCCTGTACACCCTGGTGATGGCGGCCTTCATGCTGACCGGCGGCCGGCTCGGCGACATGTTCGGCCGCCGCCGGGTCTTCCTGGGCGGGCTGGTGGTGTACGCGGTCGGCTCCGGCCTGACCGCGGTGGCGCCGACGGTCGGGGTGCTGGCCCTCGGCTGGTCGGTGATCGAGGGCCTCGGCGCGGCCCTGGTGCTGCCCGCGCTGGCCGCGCTGGTGGCGGGGGCGTACCAGGGCCGGGACCGGGCGGTGGCGTACGGCGTGATCGGCGGGCTGGCCGGCGCCGGCATCGCGGTCGGTCCGCTGCTCGGCGGCTGGGTCACCACCTACCTCACCTGGCGGCTGGTGTTCGCCGGCGAGGTGGTGCTGGTGGTGCTGATCCTGGTGCTGAACAGGTGGATCCCGGCCGAGGAGCGGCCCGCCGAGCGCGGCCGGCTGGACGTGCCGGGCGTGCTGCTCTCCGCGGCCGGGCTGGCGCTGGTGGTGCTGGCGGTGCTGCAGAGCGGCACCTGGGGCTGGGTGCAGCCGCGCAACCCGCCCTTCACCGTGCTGGGCTTCGCCCCGACGCTGTTCGTGATCGCCGTCGGCGGGGCGCTGCTGTACGCCTTCGTCCACAACGAGCGGCGCCAGGAGCGGCTGGGCCGGACCCCGCTGGTGCACGTCCGGCTGTTCCGGGTCGGGGTGCTGCGCTCGGGCCTGATGACGCTGTTCAACCAGAACACCATCCTGCTCGGCCTGTTCTTCGTGATCCCGCTCTACCTCCAGGTGGTGCAGGGCCTGGACGCCTTCGAGACCGGGCTGAAGCTGCTGCCGGTGTCGATCGCGATGCTGGTCGCCTCGATGTCGGGCTCGCTGCTGCTGCGGGTGGCCTCGCCGCGGCGGATCGTCCGGGTCGGGCTGCTGGTCCTGCTGGCGGCGACGCTGTGGCTGATCACCACGATCGGCCCGGAGCTGAACGGCGCCTCCTTCGCCGGCTCGATGGCGCTGCTCGGGCTGGGCCTCGGGATGCTCGCCTCGCAGCTGGGCAACGTGGTGCAGTCCGGTGTCGAGGAGCAGGACCGCAGCGAGGCCGGCGGCCTGCAGTACACCGCGCAGAACCTGGGCTCCTCGGTGGGCACCGCGCTGATCGGCGCGCTGCTGATCGGGGCGCTGGCCGGCTCGGTGACCGAGCTGGTGGGCGGCGACCCGCGGATCTCCGCGGCGGTCTCCGCGCAGGCCACGACCCGGGTGGAGGCCGGGATCTCCTTCGTCCCGTCCGACCAGGTGGCCGCGGCGCTGGCCGCCCAGCCCGGGCTGCCGCCGGCCGAGGCGGCCGCGCTGCTGGAGAACTACGAGAGCGCCCAGATCGCGGGGCTGAAGTCCGCGGTGCTGGCCTGCTCGGCCATCACGGCGGCCAGTCTGCTGTTCACCCGGCGGCTGCCCGCGGAGCGGGCGGGAAATCGGAAGGACCTGGGTTCCCGGTAG
- the tatA gene encoding Sec-independent protein translocase subunit TatA, with product MRISPTAIVLVVLFAVLLFGGKRLPDAARALGRSLRILKSETKALRREFDDASKPEAEPDRVVKAAPGAARTDRAA from the coding sequence GTGAGGATCTCGCCGACGGCGATCGTCCTGGTCGTGCTCTTCGCCGTGCTGCTCTTCGGCGGCAAGCGCCTGCCCGACGCCGCGCGGGCGCTGGGCCGCTCGTTGCGCATCCTGAAGAGCGAGACCAAGGCCCTGCGCAGGGAGTTCGACGACGCCTCGAAGCCCGAGGCGGAGCCGGACCGGGTGGTCAAGGCGGCGCCCGGCGCGGCCCGCACCGACCGCGCCGCCTGA
- the tatC gene encoding twin-arginine translocase subunit TatC encodes MALADHLRELRNRVVKSVLAILVFTIVAAYFNKHLINFLTDPLPRCLPDGTKPPGLESCVKVANIGLLAPFTVVLKVSLTAGLVAATPVWLYQLWRFVAPGLHKHERRYSLSFLGFGTPLFLAGAAFAYLVMPTTAAVLAGMAGDDVEAIVPVETYLDLVTRMVLVFGLGFELPLFLVMLNFVGVLTGKRLLGWWRGMVMGITVFAAFATPSADPLSMLALAAPIWALYFVAVGIALMNDKRKAARNPDAGLDDDEASHVDLSVDGVEGAEEIEASAAPEAPAPVPAARREHIDDDIT; translated from the coding sequence ATGGCCCTCGCCGACCACCTGCGCGAGCTCCGCAACCGCGTGGTGAAGTCGGTGCTCGCCATCCTGGTGTTCACGATCGTCGCGGCCTACTTCAACAAGCACCTGATCAACTTCCTCACCGACCCGCTGCCGCGCTGCCTCCCCGACGGCACCAAGCCGCCCGGGCTGGAGAGCTGCGTCAAGGTCGCCAACATCGGCCTGCTGGCGCCGTTCACCGTCGTCCTCAAGGTCAGCCTCACGGCCGGCCTGGTGGCGGCGACCCCGGTCTGGCTGTACCAGCTCTGGCGCTTCGTCGCGCCGGGCCTGCACAAGCACGAGCGCCGCTACTCGCTGAGCTTCCTGGGCTTCGGCACGCCGCTGTTCCTGGCCGGCGCGGCCTTCGCCTACCTGGTCATGCCGACCACCGCGGCGGTGCTGGCCGGCATGGCGGGCGACGACGTCGAGGCGATCGTGCCGGTGGAGACCTACCTCGACCTGGTCACCCGGATGGTGCTGGTCTTCGGCCTGGGCTTCGAGCTGCCGCTGTTCCTGGTGATGCTGAACTTCGTCGGCGTGCTCACCGGCAAGCGGCTGCTGGGCTGGTGGCGCGGCATGGTGATGGGCATCACCGTGTTCGCCGCGTTCGCGACGCCGAGCGCGGACCCGCTGTCGATGCTGGCGCTGGCCGCGCCGATCTGGGCGCTGTACTTCGTCGCCGTGGGCATCGCGCTGATGAACGACAAGCGCAAGGCGGCCCGCAACCCCGACGCCGGTCTGGACGACGACGAGGCGTCCCACGTGGACCTGTCGGTGGACGGCGTGGAGGGCGCGGAGGAGATCGAGGCCTCCGCGGCCCCGGAGGCGCCCGCCCCGGTGCCGGCCGCGCGCCGCGAGCACATCGACGACGACATCACCTGA
- a CDS encoding FAD-binding oxidoreductase: MLKRSPHDVVVIGAGVVGAACAYYATLAGLRVAVVDRGPVAGGTTGAGEGNLLVSDKEPGPELDLALLSTRLWRGLADTLGEAVEYEPKGGLVVASGEAGQDALRAFAAEQRTVGVDAEEIPGDRLRELEPHLAEGLAGGFLYPQDAQVQPALAAAHLLRASGADRFLGEAVTGLLRGPGGAVTGVRTDRRELPAAAVVNAAGTWGGELAALAGVELPVMPRRGFVLVTEPLPRIVRRKVYAADYVADVASGSADLQSSAVVEGTPAGPVLIGASRERVGFDRTLSTEVLRRLAAQAAALFPVLRTVSVQRAYRGFRPYLPDHLPAIGADPRVEGLYHACGHEGAGIGLAPATGLLIAEQLTGKEPGLDLAPFRADRFSKGTE; the protein is encoded by the coding sequence GTGCTCAAGCGATCCCCCCACGACGTCGTGGTGATCGGCGCCGGTGTCGTCGGCGCCGCCTGCGCGTACTACGCCACCCTGGCCGGCCTGCGGGTCGCCGTGGTCGACCGCGGCCCGGTGGCCGGCGGCACCACCGGCGCGGGCGAGGGCAACCTGCTGGTCTCCGACAAGGAGCCCGGCCCCGAACTCGACCTCGCGCTGCTCTCCACCCGGCTGTGGCGCGGACTCGCCGACACCCTCGGCGAGGCGGTCGAGTACGAGCCCAAGGGAGGCCTGGTGGTCGCCTCCGGCGAGGCCGGGCAGGACGCCCTGCGCGCCTTCGCCGCTGAGCAGCGCACCGTGGGCGTCGACGCCGAGGAGATCCCCGGCGACCGGCTGCGCGAACTGGAGCCGCACCTCGCGGAAGGCCTGGCCGGCGGCTTCCTCTACCCGCAGGACGCCCAGGTGCAGCCCGCCCTGGCCGCCGCCCACCTGCTGCGCGCCTCCGGCGCCGACCGCTTCCTCGGCGAGGCCGTCACCGGCCTGCTGCGCGGCCCCGGCGGCGCCGTCACCGGCGTGCGCACCGACCGCCGCGAGCTGCCCGCCGCCGCCGTGGTCAACGCGGCCGGCACCTGGGGCGGCGAACTCGCCGCCCTCGCCGGGGTCGAGCTGCCGGTGATGCCCCGGCGCGGCTTCGTCCTGGTGACCGAACCGCTGCCGCGGATCGTCCGCCGCAAGGTGTACGCCGCCGACTACGTCGCCGACGTCGCCAGCGGCTCCGCCGACCTGCAGAGCTCCGCCGTGGTCGAGGGCACGCCCGCCGGGCCGGTGCTGATCGGCGCCAGCCGGGAGCGGGTCGGCTTCGACCGGACGCTCTCCACCGAGGTGCTGCGCCGGCTCGCCGCCCAGGCCGCCGCGCTCTTCCCGGTCCTGCGCACCGTCTCGGTGCAGCGCGCCTACCGCGGCTTCCGCCCGTACCTGCCGGACCACCTGCCCGCCATCGGCGCCGACCCCCGGGTCGAGGGGCTGTACCACGCGTGCGGCCACGAGGGCGCCGGCATCGGCCTCGCTCCCGCCACCGGCCTGCTGATCGCCGAGCAGCTCACCGGCAAGGAGCCCGGCCTCGACCTCGCGCCCTTCCGGGCCGACCGCTTCAGCAAGGGAACGGAGTGA
- a CDS encoding (2Fe-2S)-binding protein — protein sequence MGRNPIDLVGAEPGPARTVLFDGRPVPALPGQTIAAALWAAGVLAWRTTRDGGRPRGAFCGIGQCFDCLATVNGRPNRRTCLEPAEDGDTVTTQEGHGHAELAI from the coding sequence ATGGGCCGCAACCCCATCGACCTGGTCGGCGCGGAGCCCGGGCCCGCCCGCACCGTCCTCTTCGACGGCCGCCCGGTGCCCGCCCTGCCCGGGCAGACCATCGCCGCCGCGCTGTGGGCCGCCGGCGTGCTCGCCTGGCGCACCACCCGCGACGGCGGGAGGCCGCGCGGCGCGTTCTGCGGGATCGGCCAGTGCTTCGACTGCCTCGCCACCGTCAACGGCCGGCCCAACCGGCGCACCTGCCTGGAACCCGCCGAGGACGGCGACACCGTCACCACCCAGGAGGGCCACGGCCATGCCGAACTCGCGATCTGA
- a CDS encoding NAD(P)/FAD-dependent oxidoreductase, translating into MPNSRSESGRSAGAHPAGAARAGGRPYDLAVVGAGPAGLAAAVTAADLGLRVALVDAGARIGGQYYRHPAPELGAARPERLHHGWSAFAGLRERLAAHAGVDHLAGHHVWAAERGPVWRLHTTHGPEAADRTTVEAGAVLLATGAYERQLPFPGWTLPGVVTAGGAQAMLKSGLVLPGRRIVVAGSGPLLLAAASSLVHAGAEVPAVVEATDYLGYAKGLPTLLGNPAKLVEGARHGATLLRHRVRLRRSGAVVEAHGTDRVTAVTVARLDGDWRPVPGTERRIACDAVAVGHGLVPQIELATELGAATRTTPDGAVALAVDAEQRTSLDGLFAAGETCGVGGADLALAEGVLAAYAVAGRPAPRGAVVRRDRRRAFAELMAAAHVPGAGWTGWLTPETDVCRCEEVPVARIREAVEELGAGDARTVKLLTRAGMGWCQGRMCGAAVACLSGGPEGRADSRPLSCPVPLAQLAEPPA; encoded by the coding sequence ATGCCGAACTCGCGATCTGAGAGCGGCCGGAGCGCCGGCGCGCACCCGGCGGGCGCGGCCCGCGCCGGGGGGAGGCCGTACGACCTGGCGGTGGTCGGGGCCGGCCCAGCGGGGCTGGCGGCCGCGGTGACCGCGGCCGACCTGGGCCTGCGGGTCGCGCTGGTCGACGCCGGGGCGCGGATCGGCGGCCAGTACTACCGGCACCCCGCGCCCGAACTCGGCGCGGCCCGCCCCGAGCGGCTGCACCACGGCTGGTCGGCCTTCGCCGGCCTGCGCGAGCGCCTCGCCGCGCACGCCGGCGTCGACCACCTGGCCGGCCACCACGTCTGGGCCGCCGAGCGCGGCCCGGTGTGGCGGCTGCACACCACGCACGGCCCGGAGGCCGCCGACCGCACCACCGTCGAGGCGGGCGCCGTCCTGCTCGCCACCGGCGCGTACGAGCGGCAGCTGCCCTTCCCGGGCTGGACGCTGCCCGGGGTGGTCACCGCGGGTGGCGCCCAGGCCATGCTGAAGTCCGGCCTGGTGCTGCCCGGGCGGCGGATCGTGGTGGCCGGCAGCGGTCCGCTGCTGCTGGCCGCCGCCTCCTCGCTGGTGCACGCCGGCGCCGAGGTGCCGGCGGTGGTGGAGGCCACCGACTACCTCGGCTACGCCAAGGGCCTGCCCACCCTGCTGGGCAACCCGGCGAAGCTGGTCGAGGGCGCCCGGCACGGTGCGACCCTGCTGCGGCACCGGGTCCGGCTGCGCCGGTCCGGCGCGGTGGTCGAGGCGCACGGCACCGACCGGGTCACCGCCGTCACGGTGGCCCGGCTGGACGGGGACTGGCGCCCGGTGCCCGGCACCGAGCGCCGGATCGCGTGCGACGCGGTCGCGGTCGGCCACGGGCTCGTCCCGCAGATCGAGCTGGCCACCGAGCTGGGCGCCGCGACCAGGACCACCCCGGACGGCGCGGTGGCGCTCGCCGTCGACGCCGAGCAGCGCACCAGCCTGGACGGGCTGTTCGCGGCCGGGGAGACCTGCGGGGTCGGCGGCGCCGACCTGGCGCTCGCCGAGGGCGTGCTGGCCGCGTACGCGGTGGCCGGACGGCCCGCGCCGCGCGGCGCGGTGGTCCGCCGCGACCGCCGGCGGGCGTTCGCGGAGCTGATGGCCGCGGCGCACGTGCCGGGCGCCGGCTGGACCGGCTGGCTGACCCCGGAGACGGACGTCTGCCGGTGCGAGGAGGTCCCCGTCGCGCGGATCCGGGAGGCCGTGGAGGAGCTCGGCGCGGGCGACGCCCGCACCGTCAAGCTGCTCACCCGGGCCGGGATGGGCTGGTGCCAGGGCCGGATGTGCGGCGCGGCCGTGGCCTGCCTGTCCGGCGGGCCCGAGGGCCGGGCGGACAGCCGCCCGCTGTCCTGCCCGGTGCCGCTGGCGCAGCTGGCCGAGCCGCCGGCCTGA
- a CDS encoding dihydrodipicolinate synthase family protein yields MVATTLPFRDDLTVDYDAYAEHVRWLIDNGCDGVVPNGSLGEYQTLTPEERAKVVTVAVEAAGDGARVMPGVAAYGSAESRRWAEQAAEAGAGSVLLLPPNAYRADRAAVRAHYAEVAQAGLPIVAYNNPIDTKVDLVPPLLAELHAEGSIVAVKEFSGDVRRAYEIAELAPELDLLIGADDVLLELALAGAVGWIAGYPNALPQASATLYRAAVAGDLPVALPLYKSLHSLLRWDSKTEFVQAIKLSQDIAGRRGGPTRAPRLPLVPEIDAAVRAATEKAIAEGHK; encoded by the coding sequence ATGGTCGCCACCACGCTTCCGTTCCGTGACGACCTCACGGTGGACTACGACGCGTACGCCGAGCACGTCCGCTGGCTGATCGACAACGGCTGCGACGGCGTGGTGCCCAACGGCTCGCTGGGCGAGTACCAGACCCTCACCCCGGAGGAGCGCGCCAAGGTCGTCACCGTCGCCGTCGAGGCGGCCGGCGACGGCGCCCGCGTGATGCCCGGCGTCGCCGCGTACGGCAGCGCCGAGTCCCGCCGGTGGGCCGAGCAGGCCGCCGAGGCCGGCGCGGGCTCCGTGCTGCTGCTGCCGCCGAACGCCTACCGCGCCGACCGGGCCGCCGTCCGCGCGCACTACGCCGAGGTCGCGCAGGCCGGCCTGCCGATCGTGGCCTACAACAACCCGATCGACACCAAGGTCGACCTGGTCCCCCCGCTGCTCGCCGAGCTGCACGCCGAGGGCTCCATCGTCGCGGTCAAGGAGTTCAGCGGCGACGTCCGCCGGGCGTACGAGATCGCCGAGCTCGCCCCCGAGCTGGACCTGCTGATCGGCGCCGACGACGTCCTGCTGGAGCTCGCCCTCGCCGGTGCCGTCGGCTGGATCGCCGGCTACCCGAACGCGCTGCCGCAGGCCTCCGCCACGCTGTACCGCGCGGCCGTCGCCGGCGACCTCCCGGTCGCCCTCCCGCTGTACAAGTCGCTGCACTCGCTGCTGCGCTGGGACTCCAAGACCGAGTTCGTCCAGGCGATCAAGCTCTCCCAGGACATCGCCGGCCGTCGCGGCGGCCCCACCCGCGCGCCGCGCCTGCCGCTCGTCCCGGAGATCGACGCCGCCGTGCGCGCGGCCACCGAGAAGGCCATCGCCGAGGGCCACAAGTAA